From a single Variovorax paradoxus genomic region:
- a CDS encoding response regulator yields the protein MTLAVFIVEDEPLIQDSLKVVLEGYLQAEVVGTALSEAEAVAWLQANEEAWQLLVVDLLLKQGTGLGVLAALSVLGRKKGIVVALTNAASPDNRAECIRLGADAVFDKAAEVNEFLAYCAAGH from the coding sequence ATGACGCTTGCCGTTTTCATAGTGGAAGACGAGCCATTGATCCAGGACAGCCTCAAGGTCGTGCTCGAGGGCTACCTGCAGGCAGAGGTCGTCGGGACCGCGCTCTCTGAGGCCGAAGCTGTGGCTTGGCTCCAGGCGAACGAGGAGGCATGGCAGCTTCTCGTCGTGGATCTGTTGCTGAAGCAGGGAACAGGACTCGGCGTGTTGGCCGCCCTTTCGGTGCTCGGCAGAAAGAAGGGGATCGTGGTGGCGTTGACCAATGCGGCTTCTCCGGACAACCGCGCCGAGTGCATTCGTCTGGGCGCCGATGCGGTCTTCGACAAGGCAGCGGAAGTCAATGAGTTCCTCGCCTATTGCGCTGCCGGGCATTGA